A single Dreissena polymorpha isolate Duluth1 chromosome 14, UMN_Dpol_1.0, whole genome shotgun sequence DNA region contains:
- the LOC127857903 gene encoding rhotekin-like isoform X2: MDKCLPVVDLFHSSRRTESLGDDVPKSPLIIEDMSLFYYRQLAESLQDNEMQQKIDHEIKMREGAARLLAASKHPNQLMEAAKNLLASNTRIVAYMSELQRRKTVQVLGKNVTNEGSQLPCKARLNLSDLRIPLMWRDTDHFKNKGDHRRYAVFCLVKIGTDIQDTALITNVDRNMTDLSFEEVIAFDDIPHDFECTIEIYCHKLHEDLTIASTPKKLKKKVVNLSESVGRSVGKRLSGLNDSDIMGNMVLGPKFDLVASGALNLHDVDDVVRTFDLKLEVQSDTVGCEMPLFGHYCCRLAALPNCLVQPVVNGYLSLREDDDLAKWRRYWCILKNLQLSCWSAPDDVDVTAPLVTVPVTKNTQISEADPRTSQRSHTFHVKTLSERFVSEATLAADNLEQFNLWWDGLQQHLLDQAFWKQACEYVMDVRRGQNRRTAMLMRKTSLYDDVPLAEPRRISDELKVEDDKLSAMLNTLMGEAKEIRSGSIKSTSSSSCGSLRSTSSS, translated from the exons ATGGATAAATGTCTACCCGTGGTGGACCTGTTCCACAGCTCGCGTCGGACTGAGTCGCTGGGCGATGATGTGCCGAAATCCCCCCTCATTATTGAGGACATGAGTTTGTTCTATTACCGACAGCTCGCCGAAAGTTTACag GACAATGAAATGCAACAGAAGATCGACCATGAGATCAAGATGAGGGAGGGGGCGGCACGACTCCTTGCTGCGTCTAAGCACCCGAACCAGTTGATGGAGGCTGCGAAAAACCTACTCGCATCTAATACCCGTATAGTAGCGTACATGAGCGAGTTGCAGCGGCGAAAGACAGTGCAGGTGTTAGGGAAAAA TGTGACCAATGAGGGCAGTCAGCTCCCGTGCAAGGCACGTCTCAACCTTTCTGACCTCAGGATCCCTCTTATGTGGCGCGACACAGACCACTTCAAGAACAAAGGCG ACCATAGACGCTATGCTGTGTTTTGCCTGGTGAAGATTGGTACAGACATTCAAGACACTGCACTTATCACTAATGTGGACCGAAACATGACTGACCTCTCGTTTGAAGAAGTGATTGCCTT TGATGATATACCTCATGACTTTGAGTGCACCATCGAGATCTACTGCCACAAGTTGCACGAGGACCTCACGATAGCAAGCACTCCGAAGAAACTGAAGAAAAAGGTTGTTAACCTCTCAGAGTCTGTCGGGCGCAGCGTGGGCAAGCGGCTCTCTGGACTGAACGACTCGGACATCATGGGAAACATGgtttt GGGCCCGAAGTTTGATCTGGTGGCCAGTGGAGCCCTGAACCTGCATGACGTGGACGACGTGGTGAGGACATTTGATCTCAAACTGGAGGTACAGAGCG ATACTGTGGGGTGTGAAATGCCCCTGTTTGGCCACTACTGCTGCAGGTTAGCTGCCCTACCTAACTGCCTCGTACAACCTGTTGTCAACGGATACCTCAGTCTTCGA GAAGATGATGACCTGGCCAAGTGGCGCCGCTACTGGTGCATCCTGAAGAACCTGCAGCTCAGTTGCTGGTCTGCGCCTGATGATGTTGACGTTACCGCCCCTCTAGTCACTGTGCCTGTCACAAag AATACTCAGATCAGTGAGGCAGACCCCCGTACCAGTCAACGCTCGCACACGTTCCACGTGAAGACGCTCAGCGAACGGTTTGTCTCGGAGGCCACGCTAGCAGCAGATAATCTGGAGCAGTTCAATTTATGGTGGGACGGTTTGCAACAGCACCTTCTGGACCAAG CATTTTGGAAGCAGGCCTGTGAATATGTGATGGACGTGAGGCGAGGGCAAAACAGAAGAACAGCAATGTTGATGAGAAAGACTTCTTTATACGATGATGTACCTCTTGCTG AGCCAAGACGCATATCCGATGAGCTAAAGGTTGAAGACGACAAACTGAGTGCCATGTTGAACACACTAATGGGAGAGGCAAAGGAAATCCGCAGTGGCAGCATTAAATCAACGTCTTCCTCAAGTTGTGGCAGTTTACGGTCCACATCTTCTAGCTAG
- the LOC127857903 gene encoding rhotekin-like isoform X3 yields MYTRMKLMMADTVLIESGNTADDVKPFEEDNEMQQKIDHEIKMREGAARLLAASKHPNQLMEAAKNLLASNTRIVAYMSELQRRKTVQVLGKNVTNEGSQLPCKARLNLSDLRIPLMWRDTDHFKNKGDHRRYAVFCLVKIGTDIQDTALITNVDRNMTDLSFEEVIAFDDIPHDFECTIEIYCHKLHEDLTIASTPKKLKKKVVNLSESVGRSVGKRLSGLNDSDIMGNMVLGPKFDLVASGALNLHDVDDVVRTFDLKLEVQSDTVGCEMPLFGHYCCRLAALPNCLVQPVVNGYLSLREDDDLAKWRRYWCILKNLQLSCWSAPDDVDVTAPLVTVPVTKNTQISEADPRTSQRSHTFHVKTLSERFVSEATLAADNLEQFNLWWDGLQQHLLDQAFWKQACEYVMDVRRGQNRRTAMLMRKTSLYDDVPLAEPRRISDELKVEDDKLSAMLNTLMGEAKEIRSGSIKSTSSSSCGSLRSTSSS; encoded by the exons GACAATGAAATGCAACAGAAGATCGACCATGAGATCAAGATGAGGGAGGGGGCGGCACGACTCCTTGCTGCGTCTAAGCACCCGAACCAGTTGATGGAGGCTGCGAAAAACCTACTCGCATCTAATACCCGTATAGTAGCGTACATGAGCGAGTTGCAGCGGCGAAAGACAGTGCAGGTGTTAGGGAAAAA TGTGACCAATGAGGGCAGTCAGCTCCCGTGCAAGGCACGTCTCAACCTTTCTGACCTCAGGATCCCTCTTATGTGGCGCGACACAGACCACTTCAAGAACAAAGGCG ACCATAGACGCTATGCTGTGTTTTGCCTGGTGAAGATTGGTACAGACATTCAAGACACTGCACTTATCACTAATGTGGACCGAAACATGACTGACCTCTCGTTTGAAGAAGTGATTGCCTT TGATGATATACCTCATGACTTTGAGTGCACCATCGAGATCTACTGCCACAAGTTGCACGAGGACCTCACGATAGCAAGCACTCCGAAGAAACTGAAGAAAAAGGTTGTTAACCTCTCAGAGTCTGTCGGGCGCAGCGTGGGCAAGCGGCTCTCTGGACTGAACGACTCGGACATCATGGGAAACATGgtttt GGGCCCGAAGTTTGATCTGGTGGCCAGTGGAGCCCTGAACCTGCATGACGTGGACGACGTGGTGAGGACATTTGATCTCAAACTGGAGGTACAGAGCG ATACTGTGGGGTGTGAAATGCCCCTGTTTGGCCACTACTGCTGCAGGTTAGCTGCCCTACCTAACTGCCTCGTACAACCTGTTGTCAACGGATACCTCAGTCTTCGA GAAGATGATGACCTGGCCAAGTGGCGCCGCTACTGGTGCATCCTGAAGAACCTGCAGCTCAGTTGCTGGTCTGCGCCTGATGATGTTGACGTTACCGCCCCTCTAGTCACTGTGCCTGTCACAAag AATACTCAGATCAGTGAGGCAGACCCCCGTACCAGTCAACGCTCGCACACGTTCCACGTGAAGACGCTCAGCGAACGGTTTGTCTCGGAGGCCACGCTAGCAGCAGATAATCTGGAGCAGTTCAATTTATGGTGGGACGGTTTGCAACAGCACCTTCTGGACCAAG CATTTTGGAAGCAGGCCTGTGAATATGTGATGGACGTGAGGCGAGGGCAAAACAGAAGAACAGCAATGTTGATGAGAAAGACTTCTTTATACGATGATGTACCTCTTGCTG AGCCAAGACGCATATCCGATGAGCTAAAGGTTGAAGACGACAAACTGAGTGCCATGTTGAACACACTAATGGGAGAGGCAAAGGAAATCCGCAGTGGCAGCATTAAATCAACGTCTTCCTCAAGTTGTGGCAGTTTACGGTCCACATCTTCTAGCTAG
- the LOC127857903 gene encoding rhotekin-like isoform X5 — protein sequence MQQKIDHEIKMREGAARLLAASKHPNQLMEAAKNLLASNTRIVAYMSELQRRKTVQVLGKNVTNEGSQLPCKARLNLSDLRIPLMWRDTDHFKNKGDHRRYAVFCLVKIGTDIQDTALITNVDRNMTDLSFEEVIAFDDIPHDFECTIEIYCHKLHEDLTIASTPKKLKKKVVNLSESVGRSVGKRLSGLNDSDIMGNMVLGPKFDLVASGALNLHDVDDVVRTFDLKLEVQSDTVGCEMPLFGHYCCRLAALPNCLVQPVVNGYLSLREDDDLAKWRRYWCILKNLQLSCWSAPDDVDVTAPLVTVPVTKNTQISEADPRTSQRSHTFHVKTLSERFVSEATLAADNLEQFNLWWDGLQQHLLDQAFWKQACEYVMDVRRGQNRRTAMLMRKTSLYDDVPLAEPRRISDELKVEDDKLSAMLNTLMGEAKEIRSGSIKSTSSSSCGSLRSTSSS from the exons ATGCAACAGAAGATCGACCATGAGATCAAGATGAGGGAGGGGGCGGCACGACTCCTTGCTGCGTCTAAGCACCCGAACCAGTTGATGGAGGCTGCGAAAAACCTACTCGCATCTAATACCCGTATAGTAGCGTACATGAGCGAGTTGCAGCGGCGAAAGACAGTGCAGGTGTTAGGGAAAAA TGTGACCAATGAGGGCAGTCAGCTCCCGTGCAAGGCACGTCTCAACCTTTCTGACCTCAGGATCCCTCTTATGTGGCGCGACACAGACCACTTCAAGAACAAAGGCG ACCATAGACGCTATGCTGTGTTTTGCCTGGTGAAGATTGGTACAGACATTCAAGACACTGCACTTATCACTAATGTGGACCGAAACATGACTGACCTCTCGTTTGAAGAAGTGATTGCCTT TGATGATATACCTCATGACTTTGAGTGCACCATCGAGATCTACTGCCACAAGTTGCACGAGGACCTCACGATAGCAAGCACTCCGAAGAAACTGAAGAAAAAGGTTGTTAACCTCTCAGAGTCTGTCGGGCGCAGCGTGGGCAAGCGGCTCTCTGGACTGAACGACTCGGACATCATGGGAAACATGgtttt GGGCCCGAAGTTTGATCTGGTGGCCAGTGGAGCCCTGAACCTGCATGACGTGGACGACGTGGTGAGGACATTTGATCTCAAACTGGAGGTACAGAGCG ATACTGTGGGGTGTGAAATGCCCCTGTTTGGCCACTACTGCTGCAGGTTAGCTGCCCTACCTAACTGCCTCGTACAACCTGTTGTCAACGGATACCTCAGTCTTCGA GAAGATGATGACCTGGCCAAGTGGCGCCGCTACTGGTGCATCCTGAAGAACCTGCAGCTCAGTTGCTGGTCTGCGCCTGATGATGTTGACGTTACCGCCCCTCTAGTCACTGTGCCTGTCACAAag AATACTCAGATCAGTGAGGCAGACCCCCGTACCAGTCAACGCTCGCACACGTTCCACGTGAAGACGCTCAGCGAACGGTTTGTCTCGGAGGCCACGCTAGCAGCAGATAATCTGGAGCAGTTCAATTTATGGTGGGACGGTTTGCAACAGCACCTTCTGGACCAAG CATTTTGGAAGCAGGCCTGTGAATATGTGATGGACGTGAGGCGAGGGCAAAACAGAAGAACAGCAATGTTGATGAGAAAGACTTCTTTATACGATGATGTACCTCTTGCTG AGCCAAGACGCATATCCGATGAGCTAAAGGTTGAAGACGACAAACTGAGTGCCATGTTGAACACACTAATGGGAGAGGCAAAGGAAATCCGCAGTGGCAGCATTAAATCAACGTCTTCCTCAAGTTGTGGCAGTTTACGGTCCACATCTTCTAGCTAG
- the LOC127857903 gene encoding rhotekin-like isoform X4: MSVHVNTKDNEMQQKIDHEIKMREGAARLLAASKHPNQLMEAAKNLLASNTRIVAYMSELQRRKTVQVLGKNVTNEGSQLPCKARLNLSDLRIPLMWRDTDHFKNKGDHRRYAVFCLVKIGTDIQDTALITNVDRNMTDLSFEEVIAFDDIPHDFECTIEIYCHKLHEDLTIASTPKKLKKKVVNLSESVGRSVGKRLSGLNDSDIMGNMVLGPKFDLVASGALNLHDVDDVVRTFDLKLEVQSDTVGCEMPLFGHYCCRLAALPNCLVQPVVNGYLSLREDDDLAKWRRYWCILKNLQLSCWSAPDDVDVTAPLVTVPVTKNTQISEADPRTSQRSHTFHVKTLSERFVSEATLAADNLEQFNLWWDGLQQHLLDQAFWKQACEYVMDVRRGQNRRTAMLMRKTSLYDDVPLAEPRRISDELKVEDDKLSAMLNTLMGEAKEIRSGSIKSTSSSSCGSLRSTSSS, encoded by the exons GACAATGAAATGCAACAGAAGATCGACCATGAGATCAAGATGAGGGAGGGGGCGGCACGACTCCTTGCTGCGTCTAAGCACCCGAACCAGTTGATGGAGGCTGCGAAAAACCTACTCGCATCTAATACCCGTATAGTAGCGTACATGAGCGAGTTGCAGCGGCGAAAGACAGTGCAGGTGTTAGGGAAAAA TGTGACCAATGAGGGCAGTCAGCTCCCGTGCAAGGCACGTCTCAACCTTTCTGACCTCAGGATCCCTCTTATGTGGCGCGACACAGACCACTTCAAGAACAAAGGCG ACCATAGACGCTATGCTGTGTTTTGCCTGGTGAAGATTGGTACAGACATTCAAGACACTGCACTTATCACTAATGTGGACCGAAACATGACTGACCTCTCGTTTGAAGAAGTGATTGCCTT TGATGATATACCTCATGACTTTGAGTGCACCATCGAGATCTACTGCCACAAGTTGCACGAGGACCTCACGATAGCAAGCACTCCGAAGAAACTGAAGAAAAAGGTTGTTAACCTCTCAGAGTCTGTCGGGCGCAGCGTGGGCAAGCGGCTCTCTGGACTGAACGACTCGGACATCATGGGAAACATGgtttt GGGCCCGAAGTTTGATCTGGTGGCCAGTGGAGCCCTGAACCTGCATGACGTGGACGACGTGGTGAGGACATTTGATCTCAAACTGGAGGTACAGAGCG ATACTGTGGGGTGTGAAATGCCCCTGTTTGGCCACTACTGCTGCAGGTTAGCTGCCCTACCTAACTGCCTCGTACAACCTGTTGTCAACGGATACCTCAGTCTTCGA GAAGATGATGACCTGGCCAAGTGGCGCCGCTACTGGTGCATCCTGAAGAACCTGCAGCTCAGTTGCTGGTCTGCGCCTGATGATGTTGACGTTACCGCCCCTCTAGTCACTGTGCCTGTCACAAag AATACTCAGATCAGTGAGGCAGACCCCCGTACCAGTCAACGCTCGCACACGTTCCACGTGAAGACGCTCAGCGAACGGTTTGTCTCGGAGGCCACGCTAGCAGCAGATAATCTGGAGCAGTTCAATTTATGGTGGGACGGTTTGCAACAGCACCTTCTGGACCAAG CATTTTGGAAGCAGGCCTGTGAATATGTGATGGACGTGAGGCGAGGGCAAAACAGAAGAACAGCAATGTTGATGAGAAAGACTTCTTTATACGATGATGTACCTCTTGCTG AGCCAAGACGCATATCCGATGAGCTAAAGGTTGAAGACGACAAACTGAGTGCCATGTTGAACACACTAATGGGAGAGGCAAAGGAAATCCGCAGTGGCAGCATTAAATCAACGTCTTCCTCAAGTTGTGGCAGTTTACGGTCCACATCTTCTAGCTAG